One Argentina anserina chromosome 6, drPotAnse1.1, whole genome shotgun sequence genomic window, GCTTCGGAGAAAATACAAGCTATAATTGATGAGGTCAGTTACATATAGATATGGTTATGGAGATGATTTTGATTGGTTCCATATCAACTTATAATTCTACAGGTCGTTATATTCCTTTCGAGCTTATTCGCATAGATTAGTGTCTAGTAACCAACTTCTGAAAGCTGTAATTAGATTTGGTCAGAGAATAAATACTCTCTTTTGGAAGCCGAACTCATCAGTCCTCTAAAATTTGAGGTCGATCTTAAATAGTTTGAGAGACAGTCAATAAGATACTTTTGTCAGATCAGGAGTTGTTGATATCAGTGTAAACTGTAAAGTTTGATTACCAGTACTTATTTGGGTCTAATGTCATTGAAAGTAGAGCAACCTGAAACTTAATTGCTCTTATATCTCTCCAGTTACCATAATTTGTATCCTTTGAGCACTTCATAACTATACTAATCAGTCATCACCGACCCTTACATTGTCGTGCATCAGTGTTTGCTTATTCTTTGAACgtcatgttttcttcttcttctgttaaTAACGCAGGCAGTTAAAAGCCCAAGTCTTGATTACTCTCACTTCATTTCACTTCCACTAGCGATACATACTGATTTAGTTGACAAGCTGGTCAACTTTCAGAACTCCATCCTAGGAAGTACTGATTCTTCCGGGGCTGAGAATCTGAACAGTGGTTtgaatgaagatgaagataaaAAATTAGAGAAAAGATCTGATGTTGCAGTTGATCTTAAAGCTGATGTAAAAGTGAACATGACCAACATACCATTTGTCAGTTATGCACCGAATTCATCAAAGTCTTCTGCTCTATCTGGTATGGAAGTATTCCTTATagatgaaaaaatactcagtaTGCAGAAGATTTTTCACTATCAGTTTTCCTTCCATGAGCTAGTTAATGGGTCACTGATGTCAGTTGCTTTCCATATTTTCTCTATAAAGTGTTGTCTCATGATTGCTGGATAAATTATCATGAAGATATATGCAATGTTGTTGCTGAGAATTATTAGTACCTCATTAGTCAAtttgtttaattattttcGGTCTGTGTGTTCTTAGTGTTAGTTAGTCAGCATCTAATTGAAATTTGTGGACATGGCAGACTTGGGCATTGAGAGATCAATCTTTATTAAACCGGAAACATTCAACCTAACTGTGCTCATGTTGAAGTTGTGGAACAAGGACAGAATTCATGCAGCTACTGAGGTTTTGCAGGTAAGCGTAACTGAGTGTCTGAATCAGATAAAATAGGCTACAATGGGGGTTATTTATTGATGTATACTATTTCATGTTTCATCCAGAGCATCTCTTCAGAAGTGATGTCTATCAATAAGACTCAAGGGACTGGTATGACTTTCTTCAGGATATTTTCTTACTAGGATCTCTTCTGCATTGACATCATGATTTTGCTGAGCCTCCAGCTACTTTCTCTGTTATTTCTATTTGAGAGCGGAGTTGTTATAAGTTGACTAAATCGTTTTCATATTCTTGCAGAATTGTATGAGAGGTTCTTTTGCCAAAGCTGGTGTTTTATATGCGCCCGTTGAAGAAATTGGCAGTGAGGGTCGACTTATGCGTGCCTGTTGTATCCTAGTTTCTAGTCTTCACTATATGTCAGCTCATTTTTCGCTGTACCTGATAAGAGCAAACAAAAAATAGCAgtttctctttttaattttttgacatcatttaattatctccTTTTGTTTTCCTGAGCTTTTATCAGAAGTCATTATTGATGCATTTTTCAAAGCAGGACTTGTTCTAGAGAAAGATGCTAGTCAGAACTTAAAGGTGGTGTAAATGACCTTTAGCTATCTTCTGTGTTTGCATTTTGCACTATAGATCTTGAAATTTCACTTCTGTGCAAAGATACTATCTTAGAAAGTCATTTAACATTCTTTACATTTTGAATTGCAGCTCCATGCAACCGTGATAAATGCAAGGCATAGGAAAAGGTATTGATGCCATCTATGTGTTTTAGAGTTCCCTTACAGCTTCTCGAAGTGTGTGtgtttggggggggggggggggggggtggtcTTCCCTTTTCATTGCTGATATCACAATGGTAACTTGCAGGAGGAATCAGAAGAGTAAATTTAGTACTTTTGATGCTCGTGGCATTTATAAGCAGTAAGGATCTGAGGAATGGGGAGAATATCTTATCCGTGAAGCTCACCTTTCACAAAGGTTTGTGTTCGATGACAAGGGATATTATCATTGTTGTGCTTCTATACCTTTTCCAGAAATATGCAAATAAGACTTGCTTTCTCTATGCTATCGATGCATTCGATTTTCTACCTGAGTAGGAAACGATATGTAAGATGGGAAAGAAGTTATGGCAATAAACTCAGATTTACTATGCTGTTACaatgatgattttgaaaatcTAGCTTAATCAAAGTTCAGTGCTCTTTTTTATCACTTGTTTACATAATTTCGACTTTATCAAAGGCATCTGCCAAGATATGCTCAAATGCTAccatttaatttttcttttgcacTGCATAGATGTCATTTGATACCCGAGGACATTTGTGTTTGTTCCACCTATTAGCTCTAATGCATGCACTTATATGTTCACcagctatatatatgattctcGTAGCTCTAAACTAAAACTTCAAAGGGCACCAACCTTTAATTGATGCCCAtagcaaaaaaaatttacaaacaAAATTGTTTGATGTTAAACTGAAATGAAATTTTACCCTAAATTCTGAACTAAGAGAGGAATTGTAACGAGGAGGGTTTTGCTTCCCCTGAGGTTGTATGGATAAGGTAATGTGGAACTACGAGAGATAGACTATCCCAGTTCTCAAATCTGGAAATGGAATCAGCTCCCTGTAAATTTTGGGATACTGATCTGGAAGGCTTCTTGTATTTCTGAGTTGGTAACTGTAGTTCGCCTGTCAAGTTGGTGTAGAACCATCATAAAAGTTAAGCAGGGTCAAAGCTTACAAGTTCCATCTTCTGTCTTCTGCTCTACTGGAAAAAGTTGCCCTGAAGCTTTTTCTCCACCCATGAAGGTGACAGCACTGGACTTGTCTCACACTCCAAAATCTCTCTTTGTGGGTCTTTTGCTGATTCATCCAAGTTTTGTTTCTCAGTTGGAAAAACCTTAACCCTCCACACCTTAAATGTCTGGTCTAAGCTTGCACTATAAACCAACAAACCCTTGACCCTTACCAAATTCTCTGTTTCTAAAGACACTGCTAAGCATCGAACTGGCCCGTTATGTTCCTCAATGACAGAGATACAAGAATGGAAGCAATTTCCTTCCTCTCTCCTCCAAACCCTAATGGTGGCATCCTCAGAGCCACTGAAGATTAGTTCTCCCAAGGCTACCAAGCAAAGAACAGCAAAATGATGACCTTGCAGAAACCCACCATGATTATATCTTCCAGACATCTTCTCTTTTCCCCAGAAATTTATGAGCCCATCTGAGGAACCAGAATAGAGGAGGGTGGTGCTATTTGACAAGCTCAATGCCAAGGCATTCACTGGTGAAAGTTGAAACTTCAGGGTCATGGTGAGTATGTGTGAGCTTTCACCAAATACCCTTCTCCAAATTTTGACTGATCCATCTGATGAGCAAGTGAAAACACACCCATCTTCCTGGTTGATCACTATTCCATTCACATGGCCTTCATGAGCTATGAAAGAGTCGACACAGCGCTTTTCATTGATCTTCCAAGCTTTAACTGACTTGTCCCATGAGCCTGTGTACAACATCTTGTCTTCCTTGTTGTAAGCGAGGCAGGAGATGTAATCATTGTGTTGCAGGCTGCTCTTTTTCGAAAACAAATTAGTGAATCTATTTCTCTGTGGTAAAGTTGTGATCTTCCTAGGTTTAAAGTTCTCTGGTGATGATGCATCCCATACCCGAATTTTGTGGTCACCATGTGTGGTGAACAGCATTTTCCCATAGGCTAAGATGGCTCGAACCTGACCTGAAGTAGCCTTTATGGAACCTATATCGGTGCAATCTGGTTGCTTCCAAGCATGAATCCGGCAACTTTCTGAGCCAGTGAATATAAAATCTTTGGAGAGTGTGATAGAGAAAATATTACCTTCATGGCGGTGGAGGGAGGCTATGCAGTGATAAAGAAGAGGCTGGGAAGGAGAAGTGCGCACCGGGGAGAGTGTCCATGGTGTGCCAGGGCTCATAGGTCGTGGCGGAATTGCATCGATTGATGGTTCAGAAACAGCAGTGGATGGTCTTGCTGCAGAAGCTAAGTGAATGTTAGGTACTTCGGATGATGAACACTGTTGTTGGTTACTACCAAAAGAAAGTCTCCGAGGTAACTTGAtgctctttctttcttcatccATGAAGCTCCAGAGGTATTTCTGATCTCCATGAAACTCCATTGCAGTTGAGCTAGGTGACAGGAGGAAAtgttatgaaaaattaaaaggTTCTTAAAAAATTGTGCTTTACTGTGTTACATAACTTTGTTGGGGGTTGGTTATTGAATATGACACATTTATTATGCTTTCAAGGGTATTAAATGTAGCTTACCAATTAGAGCATATTAGCAATCGAGTGAGAAGATTAGAGGATGTTTCTTACCATTGTCATCTTTCTCAATGATGATGGAGGGTCTGGCTGCAGAAGTTTCTGTACCTACTCACCTGTGAAGCTTTTTGTCCTGTAGACCAAGCTGTTGTAGAGTTTGCTGAATGTCACATTTAGCATACACTGCACTCTTTTAGTTCATTTACTGCACATACCCCATCCTTTCAAAATGTTATGTTTCTCATATATTGCACGTTTTAGTCAATCAAAATTTTGGTATCGTCTCGCAACTTTGATGTTATTACTGTAAATGAGGTTAATGTTATCATACTAATAGTTAGTCAATATCAGTTGCTTTCCAAACGCGCGACTTCTAATGTGTTTGATTGCCATGAATTTGAAACATAACATCTCACTCTTTGGCAAGCTGCACACTGCTTGAGAGCCTTTGAATCTAGAATTTATAGAGACCCTAACAAAACTCTTGGCCACCTTGAATTTCAGTGGTGAGTGGAAAATTGATGACTTAGAATGTTTATCTAACAGGACTCAGATATTCAATGAGGAAATGCAATCGAGGTCTATCTAACCGAAATGATGCAGACTCGTTTGATGAGGCAATAATAACTAGATTTAAAGGCCTCTTCCTACCTCCCCTCCATTGCATCACATTTGTAAAGTTGTAAAGTTGATGATGCAGACTTGTAAAGTTGTAATGTCTCAACTACTCATTACTATGCTAATACAGCTCTAACATAAGCTGGAGAGATCATCAAAGTGGAACCTAGGTACGTAGGATGAGAAGTTTGGTGTAGAAGTAGCAGAACGTAAAGTCAATTGTGCTCATCTGTTCTAATCAAGATTGATGCTCCATCATCTCCACTGAAACCAAATATCAACATGCTGAAGGATTTGCTTCACACATCATTTGCACTTATGCAAAAATTGCAATTTCTTTGttgtattcttgtttattAGAATTGGTTCGGGCATTCAACACTGTCATAGGTTTGCATGggcctctttttcttttccactATGTCTGCTGCCTATCCGGTTTTTAATCGGGAGCAGTTTAAGATATGCTAAAAAACTATACAATGCGCATTTAGAAGAGTCTCTACCATACAACGAATCACCATAGTATCTACAAGCTCATACTGCAAGGTTCGGCATCATGGGACGTGCATTAGCTTTGACAAGAAAACCAGTCATTTTCAAAGAACATGTGAATTGTCAATATACAAAGAACATGCTCTGATCTTAATCCTCATACAAGCCACCTGTTAATCAATCCCTTGGAGACCAAGATGATATAGGATGTCATATCATTTTTGTAGATCCTGTACTAATGAATACTGAAGTAACtaaacctagctagctagaactATTTCAGCTCAAATTTGGTTGTAACTTTACTGTTATTAGTCATCCAAATTCCAAAATCACATTGTCCATCAAGTATTTCCTCCATCATACACAACCGATCACTTCAACATGTGTAGGCTCAAGTTACTGCAGGCTCGCTATTATCGACTCTGCATCACTACAAAATGAACTCTTAAACCTCAACTTCCATTATGCAACCTGGTTTAGTCCTTTCTGCACTCATCAATTATCAATGAAAAGATTGAACTGAAGTTTGTGATTAAGAAATACGACTACATTGCACTTCTCATTCTCTTTTGGGATAGAAAACAGTGAAGCAATTGGGCCAAGTTCTATTCCAACCAATTACCAGTCACCTTAGTTTGCAAGCCATATGATGTGTTCAATCCCTTAAACAATGCCAGCTAAGAGAACCAAGCCAGCAGTACTTCAACTCAGATCGAATATGGCCCAAGTAACCTCATTTTAGTCATTCATTATTTGTTCAACTTGAGAAAACCACCGGCATGTCAATGTACACAGAATAAATGAACCAGGAATtcgaccaaaaaaataaataaataaatgaaccAGGAAAATGTGATAATACAATCAAATGTTGCCATAATTTATAGTACCTGTAAATTCTGTAATCTATACCTTGAGTTCAAGAAAACAGGTAaagacataaaaataaaaggtgaaaagaaaagaggggACTGATTGACTGAATATAATTAGCAGAAACAAAAGCAGTGGGAGACTTGTTTGATTGCTTCCCCATGTACTATACAACAATGATATATTCCACCGGCTTAAATCATTACAGGaccaaaattaatttttaggAATCTGATTAATTATACAAATTTGGTGGTTATCTGCAAAGTTTGCAGTCATGATTGATCAAGATCGACATGTCACTTTCAGAAGGATAACTTTTTGGCAAAGAAAGAGCTGCAGAAATCTAGCTCATGTTTTTGCAGTCTGCACCAGTTCATTTCGGTGTTATATACTTATATTCCTTTGAATTCCTTGTTTTGAACTTTCAGATGAATAGACCCCCAAAACTTTGCTGTAACATCAAAACTTGATTGCTTACGTGCAGATTTTTTATGTGTATATGTAGTTTTATATGGAAAATGCTCCTGATTTGCAAGTCCATTTGGATAGAGCAGATTGTCACTAGCTATCAAGTTATTGACTCAAAAGCATGTGATGCTTCAattattgtgtatttttagtaACACACATGCTGACTCTGAGGACATGCAAATTGAACAAAATCTTACGTGCACATGTAAATTGAACTCTATTTCCATTCTGAGAACTAAACTAAATTATCAATATTCAGAGCTCTTCTAATTATTCTAACTTATCCAGATGTGGCGGCAACTTAGCTGAAATTCTGCAGGGAGTGAATCGATCGGATTTAATGGATTAAAAATTAGCATATGTTACAAAATCATCTAAGCTCAAACACATGCCTCTTGCATGGAAGGCTCCAAATGAGGTTTTGATACTATGTTAAACAATCATTCGAGCAGGCTCAGAATGCTCAATTTGTTAGAAATGAAGTAACAAAATAGGTCAAACGAGCAAAATGATCATCTCTTACGCATAATACTGTGCGATCAAATTTGAATTCAATCAGTACAGCTTAGTGTCACAGATTGATAATGTGCATAGTAAATTACAATCCACTTGCTCAGTTCTAGTACTCTTTCTCATCCCATTCAATTGGAGAATCATAATGGATATCCAAAACCCCTACTGAgctcattaccaaaaaaaaaaaaccctactGAGTTATCACACAAAAAcgagtgaaaaaaaaagtcaaaagagaaaacagtaattccaaaataaaatttacaccAGAGGACTGAGGCATTGTGATTCCTCTCTCCTCATTATCATCATCCAGTTAGGCATCCGATCTTTCTTAATGCTAAACCATAGATCAGTGTGATATAGTCCAATATAGGCCACCCTAATATAAACACAAGTTGATGCGGTCCTATtccaatataaaaatatagcTTATGGCTTTTCTGCAACCTATTTTTGGTTATAGTTTGACTTCAAATGACTATAAATTAACTTCAAAATTTTGTTGCAGTACGTGTACACCCTGAACTGTAAACTTATCATGGAATAGATCATATGGAAACAGAAAATATATGAAcgatcttcatgttttatgCATCGACTGAATAGAGAAGGTTATCACAAGTCGCAACAAGCAACTAATTTCTAACGATCATGCAGAAAATTGTAGATATGTACGTTTTGCATAATCGGGAAGCATTTCTATTAAGGAATTTGCTGTAAGTAAAGTAAAACTTCCAATAGCTAGCTTATCCAGTTGTGGTGGCAAGCTGAAACTCTACATCGGATATCagcaagatttttttttgtatttaacAATCAATAAATCTCATGAGCTTGAGATTAAGCTAGGAGCACACTATGAGTTCCTTTAACTATGTTTTGATCCATATACCAAAAATACTGCTCAAATGAATGCATACTGTTAGAGAAATAAGccaaatataccaaataaacagCTTGATCTACgatttgaattcaaatttgaTATCAATCAGTACAAGCAAAAGCTCCGACATTGATAATGAATATTGTGAATGACCATTCACTAGCTCAGGTCTGGTACTCCTTTCATTTCCATCATCCCATATGACAAAAGAATCCACACTCAAATCATCTTCGTTTTTGCTTTCTCCATTTCTCTTTTTATCTTCTTCACAAAACCCTAGGGCTCGCTTCTGGTCCGTTGATCCATTTCGCAGGTCAAGGTCACCTCAGTACTAATCACCCGGTCAGCAGTTGAGCGTGTCAAATCTGACTGTTTGACCACTATTTGACCAGATCGGACGGCAGTTGAGCGCCAACTGCTGATCAGGTGAACGGTCTGGTACTCCTTTCATTTCCATCACCCATATGACAAAAGAATCCACTGTGACTCTGTGATAGGATTTCCAAAACAGTACCTTGAGCTACCAAAGGTTAAAAGTAAAAAGAAATGTCTTTCAATCTCCAAAAGCATATTGCATTACTAGATTACTGAAGAGTACGTCATCGAGAATCCTTATTATCGTCCATCATTAGCCTCCAAACCTCTCATTATCGTTAAACCCTAATTATTTAATATGCTCCAACGTACACCTCACTACTAAAACAAACTTGATTGTTAATCCTAATCCGTTCATTTTTTAATCCCACGATATTGTCCTGCCCAATTTGGAGGCACGGTCGGCGGTTTGTTTGTGGACCAAAGCTCCCCCATCTTTGTCGTGCCCTCCGTCACTTGCTCTCCATCATTATTTTGATCACAAAGTTCACACTCACCATATGACCTACCAAGCACCACCATTTTCTGTTCTAATTCTCTCTCTGTGAATCAAAACAGATCAGGCTTCTCTTCACATGGAAGAATCATTGATGAGCTTCCGGACATTTCTATTAAAGCATGTTATTGCCAGCTAGACTACAGAAAGATATAACCTGATTGGCATGTCTTCTCTATCTGCATTGATATACTTTGGTACCTATACACATCGATCCTACATATATTCCTTATCTTCTAACcaaaatatatacacataattCGAATAGTCATTTGGTGGTGTCTAACAAACTAATTAAATCCGACATGGCATCACCAACGGCAATAAATGACTTGTCAACTTCTCTTCTAACAATTAAGTCATTCTACAATGGATAATATTTTCACTTCGCCATGTCAAATTTGACTCTACTGTCAAATCTTTCTTTATTGCGTTGTTTACTCGCTCTCCCTTTTTCTCATGATCTCATCTTCTCCTCAATCTTCCTTACCCAGAATTGGGCAAAACACAAAACCCATAAGTAGAAAACAAAGGCTGACCAAGTTATCATATTGCCACTATAGCTCTTCCGTTTTCCTCTTATTCTGGGTTATGGATGTTGTACGTACAGTCACAACAACTTGGCCACAGATCAGTGGTGGTCTAAACCTAGAGATAAAACTAGAGATCACCCAAGGACGATCTAGGCTAAAACGGAGTTCATAGAGCAGTCTCGATCGATATCCTTTTGGTTTGGGTCTTGGAATTTTTCAGTCCTTCCGGAGAACCACGTGGCAATGTCCAATAGTCATTCATTTTAATCACTATTTGACACttgagattaaaaaaaatcgtatttaagctattttatcaaaaactattttaaatttctttctaaaaccctaTACCCTACACTTTAATACCTTAAACTCTAAAACCATATACCCTAAACCCTACactataaaccctaaactctaaattctAAACCCGAAATCCTAGTTTAAAATTATCAATATCCATGAACGTCATttcataaataataaaattatgtaaaattataattttagtgtaataaatTCACGTgtcaaaataaaacaaataaggaTAACCACTTGACATTGCCACGTGGTTATCTGGGAGGATTgcaatttttttctaaaaagaGTTGCTAAGGAGATCTCGGATACGAGATaaataaaaggaaaagagATGAAGAACAGTGGAAGTCAATAATAAATGATGTTgccaaaataaaatgaaaaaaacaaacaaaatacaataaaatatATTGGATAGATAAATTTTGACATAAGAATGTGACTGTTTGGTTAGAGGTAAATACtgttaaatttcaaaattgcCAACTCAAATGTTAAATTTGTatttaacaaattttttttgacatTCTTATCGGAGATGCTCTAAAAACACAATTAAACTCTAGATATGATTATCCTTCAAGATGTGGTAAATTTCTACTGTACATTAATGTATCGATACATCAAGTAGATTGAGTTCAACGTAAAAAACTAGAAATAGACCGGCTCCATGCATTTGCAAAGACTAATTTAACTCTCAGATTAGTTGATGTACAGATGTCTTATGTTAATCTAAATCTTTACTAAATTACGTCTATTTGATgatcaatattttaaaatactGTAGAAAAGTCTTCAAAAATGTGGATTTTTTTTGGGTGAGTTATCATAAAGAGGTTAAGACAAATGCaataatagaaaataaaaccaaGTTGGGTTATTGATCTTCATCCTTCACTTCTCACAACTAGGATTATTGAAGGCCTCACTTATTTGACTTGAAATTTGTGCTCACTGTTAGTGTCTCAGTGATATTGTAATACAAGGAGACGTTGCTGATCGATCAGCTCATTTACTAATAACCAATATATTATGTTGTTATTTCTATACTTGCTTGCTACTACTATTTATATGTGACCTAGATAGAGTCATATGTGTCTGAACCTTTCTACATCCTTATCTCTTCTTCTCATATCTCTCTAGAGATTTCCTACAGTCATTCTCTGAGATGGCAGGAATAGCATTTGGAAGGTTTGATGATTCCTTCAGTTTGGGGTCTCTTAAGGCCTACCTTGCTGAGTTCATTTCAACTCTGCTCTTCGTTTTTGCAGGAGTTGGTTCGGCCATAGCTTACGGTTAGTTCCACACTAAATTTAGTTCCACACAACATGTTAATGTGGataaatttagaaaatgtAGTCATGATCATAAGTAACCTTTCTTATTGTAAAATCTTCAAATTCTGACGTTTTACCATTTTTACAGACAAGTTGACATCCAGTGCTGCTCTTGATCCTGCTGGACTTGTAGCCATTGCCATCTGCCATGGCTTTGCTCTCTTTGTTGCAGTTTCAGTTGGTGCCAACATCTCTGGAGGCCATGTTAACCCAGCAGTCACATTCGGATTGGCTCTTGGTGGCCAAATCACTATCCTCACTGGAATCTTCTACTGGATTGCTCAGCTTGCTGGTGCCATTGTAGCATGCTTCATCCTCAAGTTCGTCACCGGAGGCTTGGTAAGATACTCTTCAACTCTAAGCGGATCAAAAAGTAGATGTCTTTTCCTTCACTTAAAATTTGTTGAGGTTTTGAGCTTCAAATAAGATCATGTATACCCTCTTTTTTCTCTCTAGTTGTGTTGATCATATGCATACTATAGTCTATATCCAAAGTTATTGTTGATTTAAAGGTGGAGTCTTTTGGATATAGTATTTGGAGCTAGAGTGATATGTAACTTTTGATTTAAGGATTAGTAATTTGAGATCCATTTATCATAACTAACTTTGTATTAGTGAAACTTGTTACTGAACTGACTACTGAAATTTTCCTTTTACAGACAATTCCTATCCACACTGTGGCTGCTGGAGTTGGAGCCATTGAAGGAGTTGTGTTTGAGATCATCATCACTTTTGCTTTGGTCTACACTGTCTTTGCAACAGCAGCTGATCCCAAGAAGGGAGACTTAGGCACCATTGCACCCATTGCCATTGGTTTCATTGTTGGAGCTAACATCTTGGCTGCAGGACCCTTCTCCGGCGGGTCAATGAACCCGGCTCGATCATTTGGACCCGCCGTTGCCAGCGGAGACTTCACCAACAACTGGATCTACTGGGTTGGACCCCTCATTGGTGGTGGTCTTGCTGGACTTATCTATGGCAATGTGTTCATTCACTCTGAGCACCAACCCTTGGCCAGTGAATATTGAGTGCCTAGGCTATTTGGCTTTGGAATAAAAGGAGGAAGAGCTAaattttttcccttttttttttttttccttttgttttccgATCTTCATTAGTTTATTTTCTCTGCTTTGAACCTTCGTTTCCTTGATTGGTAAGTGCTGTTGTACAGCCCAGTTCTAGGTCACTTTTCTAtttgaaatgaaaatgaatgtAGTTGCTGGTGAAATGCAATCAATATGTGATCAACCTTCTATGGCCGTATGCATATAATTAGGCACAACTGTGTTTGATGACATGACCTTTCATCTTGAAGGGATCAATGCTAATTAAGTTCTTATTCACTCTTGCTTATCGTTAAAACCAACAATGTGGCTCACAAGTTAGCTCGTTTTATTTCAGAAAATTTTTAAGGAAAAGGTAatataaattgaaatttaatATTCTACTCATCTTAAAATTACAATTGGTAGGGGATATTGAGAAAACTGTCTTATGAGGACTCTGAGGGGTTCACTAGTACATCCTCATACTTCCATTCATGTGCTTTCCATTCAGGTAGTTGTTGAACAACAACCTGCAATAATGAAATTAGGAAGATAAAGTTAAAACCCAACTAATACActgtgatgaagaaaataggAAATAGGGGTCTACTTTGTTTAAAACcataaaaaatattgaatGAGGAAGTCACAAACCAGGCCCCTGGAGTCAGGTTTCCCTACTGTGG contains:
- the LOC126799223 gene encoding LOW QUALITY PROTEIN: uncharacterized protein LOC126799223 (The sequence of the model RefSeq protein was modified relative to this genomic sequence to represent the inferred CDS: inserted 2 bases in 1 codon; substituted 2 bases at 2 genomic stop codons), which gives rise to MIASSCRPLFNFRMCRVLKFTCTYAALNPPNHLAALEQPRYRGLSSSVDMYSTKVTKHKPRTGVSSVWRPVSKLSTQVEVSSNQECSVGEVTDKLEEEVSFCSSIKMSSAQDDIEVASAVTEATKLTACSSASQDNKFLGGESVVLSEKHSISVEVGASLHRFIRGKGGSTQRMIEDEMGVKIKIPWSKKEDSIIIEGLSTESVSRASEKIQAIIDEAVKSPSLDYSHFISLPLAIHTDLVDKLVNFQNSILGSTDSSGAENLNSGLNEDEDKKLEKRSDVAVDLKADVKVNMTNIPFVSYAPNSSKSSALSDLGIERSIFIKPETFNLTVLMLKLWNKDRIHAATEVLQSISSEVMXLSIRLKGLNCMRGSFAKAGVLYAPVEEIGSEGRLMRACXVIIDAFFKAGLVLEKDASQNLKLHATVINARHRKRRNQKSKFSTFDARGIYKQXGSEEWGEYLIREAHLSQRFVFDDKGYYHCCASIPFPEICK
- the LOC126799225 gene encoding protein JINGUBANG-like, producing the protein MEFHGDQKYLWSFMDEERKSIKLPRRLSFGSNQQQCSSSEVPNIHLASAARPSTAVSEPSIDAIPPRPMSPGTPWTLSPVRTSPSQPLLYHCIASLHRHEGNIFSITLSKDFIFTGSESCRIHAWKQPDCTDIGSIKATSGQVRAILAYGKMLFTTHGDHKIRVWDASSPENFKPRKITTLPQRNRFTNLFSKKSSLQHNDYISCLAYNKEDKMLYTGSWDKSVKAWKINEKRCVDSFIAHEGHVNGIVINQEDGCVFTCSSDGSVKIWRRVFGESSHILTMTLKFQLSPVNALALSLSNSTTLLYSGSSDGLINFWGKEKMSGRYNHGGFLQGHHFAVLCLVALGELIFSGSEDATIRVWRREEGNCFHSCISVIEEHNGPVRCLAVSLETENLVRVKGLLVYSASLDQTFKVWRVKVFPTEKQNLDESAKDPQREILECETSPVLSPSWVEKKLQGNFFQ
- the LOC126799232 gene encoding aquaporin TIP2-1; this encodes MAGIAFGRFDDSFSLGSLKAYLAEFISTLLFVFAGVGSAIAYDKLTSSAALDPAGLVAIAICHGFALFVAVSVGANISGGHVNPAVTFGLALGGQITILTGIFYWIAQLAGAIVACFILKFVTGGLTIPIHTVAAGVGAIEGVVFEIIITFALVYTVFATAADPKKGDLGTIAPIAIGFIVGANILAAGPFSGGSMNPARSFGPAVASGDFTNNWIYWVGPLIGGGLAGLIYGNVFIHSEHQPLASEY